DNA from Salinibacterium sp. dk2585:
GTCGAGCAGGCGCTGCACAAAAGTGCTCAGGCTGTCGAAAGCCATGCCGAAGACGACTCCGACGAGGAGGAGCAGGAAGAGGCTGCCGAAGCGCCCGGAGAAGAGCCAGCGGTAGAGGATCGTGGCGAAGACGACCATGAGTGCCGTCTGCGCGAGCAGCTTCGGGATGCCCTCCGTCTGTGCCAGCGCCGCTCCCCCGAAGAAGAAGACCATGAGCGTCTGCATGAGCGTGTAGAGGGAGTCGAAACCCATGATCGACGGCGACAGGATGCGGTTGCTCGTGACGGTATGGAAGATCACTGTTCCCACGCCCTGCGTGAAGGCGGCGATCGTCATCGCGCCGAGCATCGTCAATCGGCGGTCAAAGCTGAAGGCGAACGAGCCGCGGATGAAAAGCAGGAGGTAACAGGCGATCGCGACCACGAGGATGCCCGCGGCGAGGAGCAGCCTCGCCTTCGGCGACAGGGTAGGCAGGCGGCGTGCGCCGCGACGCAGGCGCATCCCCCGACTGACCCCGGCCGCTGCGGCGACCGCCTTCACGTCGGCACTAGACATGCGCCACCTTCCTCTGGCGCAGCACGAGGCCGATGAAGAGGGCAGCCCCAACGGCGCCCATGATGACGGAGGCGGGAATCTCCATGGGGGAGACGACCGTGCGGCCCACGAGGTCGCAGGCCAGCAGAAGCCCTGTGCCGATCACGGCGACCCAAGGCATGTTCTTGCGCAGGTCATCACCCATGAGCATCGAGACGAGGTTCGGCACCACGAGCCCCAGGAAGGGGATGAAGCCGACGACGACGGTCGTGACTCCGGTGGCGACGGCGACCATCATGACCCCGAGGAGCACGACCCGGTCGTAGTTCACGCCCGCGTTCGTCGCGAGGTCCTTGCCGAGGCCCGCTACCGTGAGGCGATCTGCGACGAGGAACGCGAGCACCGCGATGATCGCGACGACCCAGAGCGGCTCGTAGAACCCGCGGACGACGTTGCTGAAGCCGCCCGAGCGCCACGCGGTGAGCGCCTGGAGCAGGTTGAAGCTGTTGGCGAGGTAGGTGGTTCCCGCGCCGACGACCGCACCGAGCATGATGCCGACGAGCGGCACGATGAGCGATGAGCGAGAAGCGAGGCGCCGCAGCACGCCCAGGAAGATCGCCGTGCCGATGAAGGCGAAGACGCAGGCGATGAGCATCTTCAGCAGCGGCGGTGCCGAGGGGAAGAGAATGAGACCGACCAGCATCCCGAGTCCCGACCACTGCGCCGTGCCGGCAGTCGTAGGTTCGACGAACTTGTTCTGTGTGATCATCTGCATGATGACGCCGGAGATGCTCATCGCGATTGCGGCGAAGATGAGTGCGAGGGTGCGGGGCACCCTCGAGATGAGGAACATCTCCCACTGCGCGGGATCGGTCACAAGCCCGACCACCGAGATGTCATAGCCTCCGACGAGGAGTGAGGCCACGACAAGGGCGCCCGTCCCCACCGCGGTCGCGGTGAGGAGGGCGCGCCTCGTCGTCAGGGAAGTCACCGGGCGTTGAACGCCGCGACGATCTGCTGGTACACCGTCGTGTAGGCCTGGATGCCCTCGGTCACGTAGAAGTCGGGCTCGAGGTAGATCACCTGATCCTCGGTCATGAAGGTCGTCGCCTTCCATGCCTCCTGGGCCTCGACGACCTGCTTGGCGGGCGTGTACTCGCCCTCCGCCGCAATGGCGTCGCGGTCCATCACGATCATCCAGTCAGGGTTGGCCGCGGCGACCGTCTCGGGGGCGAGGCCCGAGTCCGCATGCACCGAATCGGCGTCGAGGTCCTGCTTCGCGAAGGCGTCGACGAGGTCGATCTCATCGAGGATGCGCGAGAGACGACCAGCGCCGTTGTCGATGCGCCCGCCGCTCGAGTTGGCGAGGAACACCGTCTCGCCGTTCGTGAGGTCGGCAGCGCCCTCGACGGCCTCATCCAGTTCCGCGATGAGCTCTGCTGCTTCGTCTTCGCGGTCAAAGATCTGCCCGAGGACCTCGGTCTGCGCGCGGAGTCCCGCCACGTAGCCGTCCTTGGACTCGTCGGACGGGGCAATGTCGATCACGGTCGCGATGGAGGAGAGTTCGTCGGTGAAGTCCTGGAAGCGCAGGCCTCCGATAATGAGCTCGGGCTCCGCCTCACTGACTGCCTCGAGGTTGGGCTCGCGGTGGCTGCCCGCATCAAAGATCTCCGCGTCGTCGTTCCAGGCGTCGAAGCCGCTCCGCGGAAGCAGGGGCTTTGGCACGGCAACAGGCTCGATCCCCCACGAGAGCAGGGTCTCGAAGGCGGTGTTGTCGAGCACGGCAACACGCTCCGGGTTCACGGGAACCTCAACGGCGCCCGTGTTGGTCTCGATCGTGATCATCTTCGCGGGGGCCGCGTCATCCGCTGCCGTGCTGTCGGAGGCGCAACCGCTCAGGAGTCCGACTGCGAGCACGGCAACGCCACTGAGGGCAACGACACTGGTGATTCTGGGCACGATGAGTTCTCCAGGAAGTGGGGTATTTGACGCCCCGCTTGGGCGCCGATCAGAAGGTTAGCATTGCCTAACCTAAGTTCCCAACTGGAGTGTTCCGCAGCGTGAAACGCGGCTCAGCGCTGCAGGGTCCAACCCCGTCGCCGCACGAGAACGTGCCCGCGCGGAGAGCTCAACCGCGTCCACGGCCCGGTCTCGAACACGCCGACAGGGCCCTCCGCGGGCTCTCCCAGGAACCCGAGCGAGAACGCACCAAATGCGGCACCAGCTGGCACGTACTCGAACCCAGGGATGCCACGGCCCCAGACCTCAGAGCGCACCCTGTGCACGAGCTGCTCCCCCATGCCCGTGGGAATCGCCTCGGCCACCTCCGCGATGCCGCCACGCGCGGTCGCATCCAAATGCGTCGCGTCGACCTCAGCGACCGAGCGCCAGCCCCCACGGGGCGGTGAGATCGCCGCCCACGTCGCCGTGTTCACCTGGATGGGAACTCCAACCGTCACCGCCGCCTCGCGGTCACGCTCGGCTCCCTGGAGGCGCACGAGCCGCTCCACGAGCGAGCGGATGGGAACGACGGCGTCGAAGCTTGAGTCGTCGTGGAGCGCGAAGGTGCGCAGGCCGAGCACGGTCGGGCTCTCATCGAGCAGTCCGATGGGAAAGATGACCCCCGTGTACACGGCAAGCACACCCGAGCCCGCAATGAGCCGGACCGCGCCGTCCTCGATGCGACTCGCGCGGCTCAGGTAGAGATGCAAGTCATCGAGGGAGAGGGAATCCGCAAGGGTGAAAGTATTACTCATCGCGGTTCTAAACTACTTGACAGGCTGGGCACCGCATGGCCAGCACCGGCATGCCGGGCAGCAGCGAAAAGGGAACGCCACTCAATGACTGACTCACCGATCGAGGAACTCCTCGCGACTCTCGATCTCAGCGACACGGGAGCCCGCACCTCATACGACATCTACACGGGCAAGAGCCAGTGGATGCACGGCGGACGCGTCTTCGGTGGCCAGGTGCTGGCCCAATCGGCGGTCGCCGCCATGCGCACGATCCCCGAGGGCCGCGTCATCCACTCGCTCCACGGGTACTTCCTGCGGCCGGGCGACGCGAGCAAGCCCATCACCTTCTCCGTCGCGCGCATCCACGACGGTCGCTCCTTCAGCGCCCGCAATGTGCAGAGTTATCAGGACGGTGTGCCGATCATGTCGCTCATCTGCTCCTTCCAGACCGAGGACACGGGCCTCGAGCACCAGGTGCCGATGCCGGAGAACATCCCGGACCCCGAGAGCCTCCCGACGACAGCGGCCGTGCTTGAGGGCATCGACCACCCGGCCGCCCGGCAGTGGTCGGAGGACCGCGCCTTCGACATCCGGCACGTCCCCTCCCCCATCTACCTGCGGGTCGAGGGCGAGCGAGTCGCGCACCAGGCGGTGTGGATGAAGGCCACCTCACCCCTCCCGGACGATCCCGAGATCCATCGCGCTGCCCTCGCCTACGCGAGCGACTACTCGCTGCTGGAGCCCATCCTGCGACGCCACGGCGTCTCCTGGATGACCCCCGGCCTCAAAATGGCGAGCCTCGATCACGCGATGTGGTGGCATCGCTTCGGGCGGGTCGACGAGTGGATCCTCTATGCGCAGGAGGCACCCAACGCGATCGGGGGTCGGGGGCTTGCCCTCGGCCGGTTCTTCCGGCGCGACGGCGCACTCATGGCGAGTGTGGCGCAAGAGGGCATGGTGCGGGTGCCCACGGCGGCCCTCGACTGAGGCTCAGCCGCGGCCGCTGAATGACACCGGCTCGCCGAGGTAGGGCGCCCAGGCGGCGTTCTCCTCGCGGGTCATCCGGCGCGGGCGATAGCCGTCCTCCTCGACGAACACCATCGTGCTCGACGCCCGGGCGTACACGGTCGGACTCGCCCCGTCGAAGAGCTCGTAGCCAATCGTCGCCCGTGCCCCGCTCAACGAGGTAAACCACAGCTGCACGTCGACGGGCGCGCGCTGGTATGCGAGCGGCCGGATGTACTCGATCCGATGCCCGGAGATGAGGCTCAGCGAGGAGCCGCCGGGCTCGAAGACTGCGGAGTCCAGCGGCTCGTCGCGAGAGTCATCCGATGCCCAGAAGGCCCTCACGCGGGCCTCTTCGAGGATGCGGAACACCTCGACATTGTTCACGTGGTTGTAGGCGTCGAGGTCGCCCCAGCGAAGGTGAACGGGCACATGGATTCGCACTACTGGACCTCCTGGCAGCATCCCTGAAACAAGTCGTGCACGCAGTTGGCGCATGACTTGGCCGAGGGTGCACGGGCGTCGGGCGACTCCACCACGACCGCATCAGGCTATTGCATTCCCCATCGACAGAGTCAGGGTCCACTCCGGGGGATGCCGGATGTCGGAGCCTCGCGCAGCGGCAAGGCTCGACTCATGGAGCAGGTGCCCAGTGAAACCGTTCTTGTGGCCGTGGCCGCCCTGGCCGCCGCAGGAACGGACGCGAACCTCGTTGCCGTCGCCGCGGCTGCCGCGATCGGGGCCCTGCTCGGTGACGCCACCACCCACGCCATGGGGAGCCGGATCTGCGTCGACAGGTTCCGCCGGATGCGGAGCCGCCGTGGGGCCTCCGCCGTCGGCTGGGCATGCCGAAGGCTGCAGGCGAGTGCAGCCATGGCCATCGGCGTGGCTATCGCCATTGTCATCGGCATTGCGATCGACCAGGTGCTCACCAAACGCTCGAGGGCGGCCGCCCGAAGGCAGGCCGCCCTCGAATCGGACGCGGTGGCGACTGGCGCTCAGTCGCGCGTGAGCTTGCGGTAGCTCGCTCGGCTCGGCTTCGCCGCGTCGGGACCGAGGCGCTCGATCTTGTTCTGCTCGTAGGATTCGAAGTTGCCCTCGAACCAGTGCCAGTAGCTCGGGTTCTCCTCCGTGCCCTCGTAGGCCAGGATGTGCGTGGCGATACGGTCGAGGAACCACCGGTCGTGGGTGATGACCACGGCGCAACCGGGGAACTCGAGGAGCGCGTTCTCAAGGCTCGACAGGGTCTCGATGTCGAGGTCGTTGGTCGGCTCAT
Protein-coding regions in this window:
- a CDS encoding iron chelate uptake ABC transporter family permease subunit — protein: MSSADVKAVAAAAGVSRGMRLRRGARRLPTLSPKARLLLAAGILVVAIACYLLLFIRGSFAFSFDRRLTMLGAMTIAAFTQGVGTVIFHTVTSNRILSPSIMGFDSLYTLMQTLMVFFFGGAALAQTEGIPKLLAQTALMVVFATILYRWLFSGRFGSLFLLLLVGVVFGMAFDSLSTFVQRLLDPTDYDLLSTRLFGRMSNVEAGYLPIAAGICVLVALFLWQRRHRLDTLLLGRETATNLGISYKRELTLMLIVIALLVALSTALVGPMTFFGFVVAILSYQFTGTHKHAYVMPMAFLVGLTTLVVGQFVLQHIFYASGMLSVIIEFGGGILFLILILRKGTL
- a CDS encoding ABC transporter permease, with protein sequence MTSLTTRRALLTATAVGTGALVVASLLVGGYDISVVGLVTDPAQWEMFLISRVPRTLALIFAAIAMSISGVIMQMITQNKFVEPTTAGTAQWSGLGMLVGLILFPSAPPLLKMLIACVFAFIGTAIFLGVLRRLASRSSLIVPLVGIMLGAVVGAGTTYLANSFNLLQALTAWRSGGFSNVVRGFYEPLWVVAIIAVLAFLVADRLTVAGLGKDLATNAGVNYDRVVLLGVMMVAVATGVTTVVVGFIPFLGLVVPNLVSMLMGDDLRKNMPWVAVIGTGLLLACDLVGRTVVSPMEIPASVIMGAVGAALFIGLVLRQRKVAHV
- a CDS encoding siderophore ABC transporter substrate-binding protein; this translates as MPRITSVVALSGVAVLAVGLLSGCASDSTAADDAAPAKMITIETNTGAVEVPVNPERVAVLDNTAFETLLSWGIEPVAVPKPLLPRSGFDAWNDDAEIFDAGSHREPNLEAVSEAEPELIIGGLRFQDFTDELSSIATVIDIAPSDESKDGYVAGLRAQTEVLGQIFDREDEAAELIAELDEAVEGAADLTNGETVFLANSSGGRIDNGAGRLSRILDEIDLVDAFAKQDLDADSVHADSGLAPETVAAANPDWMIVMDRDAIAAEGEYTPAKQVVEAQEAWKATTFMTEDQVIYLEPDFYVTEGIQAYTTVYQQIVAAFNAR
- a CDS encoding acyl-CoA thioesterase II: MTDSPIEELLATLDLSDTGARTSYDIYTGKSQWMHGGRVFGGQVLAQSAVAAMRTIPEGRVIHSLHGYFLRPGDASKPITFSVARIHDGRSFSARNVQSYQDGVPIMSLICSFQTEDTGLEHQVPMPENIPDPESLPTTAAVLEGIDHPAARQWSEDRAFDIRHVPSPIYLRVEGERVAHQAVWMKATSPLPDDPEIHRAALAYASDYSLLEPILRRHGVSWMTPGLKMASLDHAMWWHRFGRVDEWILYAQEAPNAIGGRGLALGRFFRRDGALMASVAQEGMVRVPTAALD
- a CDS encoding thioesterase family protein, with product MRIHVPVHLRWGDLDAYNHVNNVEVFRILEEARVRAFWASDDSRDEPLDSAVFEPGGSSLSLISGHRIEYIRPLAYQRAPVDVQLWFTSLSGARATIGYELFDGASPTVYARASSTMVFVEEDGYRPRRMTREENAAWAPYLGEPVSFSGRG